In Aureimonas sp. AU20, the genomic window CGCGACATACTCCAAGGCGCGCGCGAAGCGGAACTCCGAGCGCCGGGCGACGAGCGCGATCACGGCGATGAAGAACGTGCCGATGACGCCCCCGATCAGCGCGATCAGGACCGAGTTGACGATCGAGCGGACATAGGTGTCCGAGGCGAAGACGGTCTCGTAGTTCGCCGTTGTCAGGAGCTTCCAGAACGGAATGAGCGGCGTCAGGAAGGACACGCCCGAGCGCATCACGAGCCCCGCGAAGACGGCGACGATCGTGAAGAGCACATAGGCCGCGACCAGCGCGAAGGCGATCCAGCGCCAGGGGCCGAGGTCGAGCGTCGAGGCCCGACTCGCCTTGCCGCGCACGGTGACGAAACGTCCCGACCCCTTCATCAGGAAGCCCTGCAGCCAGACGAGGCCGGCGACGACGAGGAGCAGGATCAGCGCCGCCGCGCCGACGATGCCGTAGTCCGGGCGCACCGCGGCGTTGATGCCGACATTGTAGAGGAAGGTGGTGACCGTGTTGATGCCGCTCGGCGCGCCGAACAGGAGCGGGATCGCCAGCATCTCGACCCCGATCACGAAGTTGAGGACCGCCGAATAGATCATCGCGGGCCGCATCATCGGCACGGTGACGGAGAAGAGGGCGCGGAACGGGCCGGCGCCCGCCGAGCGGGCGGCGTCCTCGAGCTGCGCGTCGGCCTTGGTCACGGCGCCCAGGCACATGAGATAGGCGAGCGGGGCCTGGCTGAGCCCGGCGACGATGCCCATGCCGGTCAGCGAGTAGAGGTTCCACGGGATGAAGCCGAACCACGAGCGCACGGCGAGCGAGATGTAGCCCGAGGGTCCGTACATCGACAGCCAGCCGAAGGCGATCACGAGGTTGGAGACGAAGAGCGGCCAGATCAGGATCTCGCCGATCCACTTGCGCGCCGGCAGGTTGGTGCGCCCGATCACCACGGCCATCACCGAGCCGAAGACCTGCGCCACCACCATGGTCAGCACCGCGAAGTAAAGCGTGTTGCCGAAGATGGTCAGGATCGCGGGATCGCCGAACAGGCGCGCGAAGTTCGTCAGCGTCCACTCGGTGTCGGGTGCGTAAAGCGGCTTGTCGAGAAAGGCCTGGGCGATGATGGGCGCGATCGGCCCGATCACCAGAAGGGTCGTCACGACGGCAACGCCCCAGAAGATCAGGCGCGAGCGGTCGATACCGGGCGTGTCGGCCCGGTCCAGCGCGGTCGTTGTCATGGCTTGGATCCGCTGATCGAGGATGTGGGGCGCGGCGTCTAGCCGCCGCGCCCGGCGGGTCGGACGGTCAGCGCCCGGCGAGCGCGGCGTTCCACTTCTCGACGAAGGCCGGCGCCTCGTCGATCAGCCCCTTGTCGAAACCGGCGACGATGAGATTGTCCTCGCCGACTTGGGCCGCGATGCCCTGGAACGTGTAGCGGACCTGCTTCTCGTCCACGTCGTCGCGGTAGGGCGTGAGGCCGCCCTTGCCGATGAGCGTCTGGCCGTCGTGGCTCAGCGCATAGTCGACGAAGAGCTTGGCCGAGTTCGGATTGGCGGCGCCCTTGGGAATGCCCATGCCGCGCAGCATCATGATCGTGCCGTCGTCGGGGAAGGCAAAGCCGAGCAGCTCGCCGCCCGGCTGCTCCAGACGCGGGAAGATGGTGATGCCCGAGACCGCGATGCCGGTGACGTATTCGCCGGTGGCGATCTTCTCGTTCATCGGGCCGCCCGACACCTCGCCCCGGATCATCGGTCCGATGGAGGCGAGCTGCTTCCAGCCGTCGTCGCCCTTGACCTTCATGTAGTTCCACCACGCCGCCAGACCGAACGAGTTGCGCGCCGCGTCATAGGTGGTGATCTTGCCGTCGAAGGCGCCCTTGTCGGCCAGCGCGTCTTCGACCAGCGAGGCGAAGCCGGTCGGGCGCTGCTCCTCGGTGAGGAGCGCGGCGTTGTAGGTGATGACCAGCGGATCGGCCGACAGGACCGTGACGCCGGGATAGGGCTTGGCGAAGTCCGGCAGCTTGGCGAGTTCGGGGCTCTCGTAGGGCATCATCTTGCCGTCGATGCCGTAGGAGGCCCAACGGTCGTTGGCACCGGAGACGAGGACGTCGGCGGTGCGCGATCCCGACCCCGC contains:
- a CDS encoding ABC transporter substrate-binding protein, with product MTKIRMALWALGAAIVSAGTAGAQDAKVPEGYPADYQTVIEGSRGEKGLVIYSNMADNNWGPVLEGFRAAYPWIKVETLDLGSGTVHSRWEAEAGSGSRTADVLVSGANDRWASYGIDGKMMPYESPELAKLPDFAKPYPGVTVLSADPLVITYNAALLTEEQRPTGFASLVEDALADKGAFDGKITTYDAARNSFGLAAWWNYMKVKGDDGWKQLASIGPMIRGEVSGGPMNEKIATGEYVTGIAVSGITIFPRLEQPGGELLGFAFPDDGTIMMLRGMGIPKGAANPNSAKLFVDYALSHDGQTLIGKGGLTPYRDDVDEKQVRYTFQGIAAQVGEDNLIVAGFDKGLIDEAPAFVEKWNAALAGR
- a CDS encoding ABC transporter permease: MTTTALDRADTPGIDRSRLIFWGVAVVTTLLVIGPIAPIIAQAFLDKPLYAPDTEWTLTNFARLFGDPAILTIFGNTLYFAVLTMVVAQVFGSVMAVVIGRTNLPARKWIGEILIWPLFVSNLVIAFGWLSMYGPSGYISLAVRSWFGFIPWNLYSLTGMGIVAGLSQAPLAYLMCLGAVTKADAQLEDAARSAGAGPFRALFSVTVPMMRPAMIYSAVLNFVIGVEMLAIPLLFGAPSGINTVTTFLYNVGINAAVRPDYGIVGAAALILLLVVAGLVWLQGFLMKGSGRFVTVRGKASRASTLDLGPWRWIAFALVAAYVLFTIVAVFAGLVMRSGVSFLTPLIPFWKLLTTANYETVFASDTYVRSIVNSVLIALIGGVIGTFFIAVIALVARRSEFRFARALEYVALFPRSLPGIIAGLGFFYAVVWIPGLDVIRGTIFILIIAFILRYIPVGFGAIAPALSQIGDELDRGARISGADWWTTVTRIILPILKPALFSCFALLFIHFFKEYVTAVFLYQPGSEIIGSTMLQLSAQGDNGPVAALATIQVVITALFVILARRIFGAKIYG